In the genome of Rhodoplanes sp. Z2-YC6860, one region contains:
- a CDS encoding transporter substrate-binding domain-containing protein produces the protein MTFRFLLLALSLLASALPAAAQDRMERILSSKVLRVGTTMDTPVFSMRNATSGQLEGLDMDALATLSQALGGVKVEYVKMTFGTMLTDLLADKFDFAMSGMGRTLERARTATFSRPYMRYGKLLIVRAADKDKYHSLEDLDKAGLKIAYNQGGLNERFAKVRFKNAAPAGYASNELAYADLIDGKADAQVADSTSAVYLAAKDPRVVVMNPQNVFDPVYVAILIRREDQTLLNYINIWLDQIEMDGTLAKIRNKWLPGYPTAGWPSEPR, from the coding sequence ATGACGTTTCGATTTCTGCTGCTTGCACTGTCATTGCTGGCGTCCGCCCTGCCCGCCGCGGCGCAGGACCGCATGGAGCGCATTCTTTCGAGCAAGGTGCTGCGCGTCGGCACCACGATGGACACGCCGGTGTTCAGCATGCGCAATGCCACGTCCGGTCAGCTTGAAGGCCTCGATATGGACGCACTCGCGACGCTCTCGCAGGCGCTGGGCGGCGTGAAGGTCGAATACGTCAAGATGACCTTCGGCACGATGCTGACGGATCTGCTGGCCGACAAATTCGATTTCGCCATGTCCGGCATGGGCCGTACGTTGGAGCGCGCACGCACTGCGACGTTCTCGCGGCCTTACATGCGTTACGGCAAGCTGCTCATCGTCCGCGCGGCCGACAAGGACAAGTACCACTCGCTGGAGGACCTCGACAAAGCAGGTCTGAAGATCGCCTACAACCAGGGCGGCCTGAACGAACGCTTTGCCAAGGTGCGATTCAAGAATGCGGCGCCCGCGGGATATGCCAGCAACGAATTGGCCTACGCCGATCTGATCGACGGCAAGGCCGACGCGCAGGTGGCGGACTCGACATCAGCGGTCTATCTCGCTGCGAAAGACCCGCGCGTGGTGGTGATGAACCCGCAAAACGTGTTCGACCCGGTCTATGTCGCGATCCTGATCCGCCGCGAGGACCAGACGCTCTTGAACTACATCAACATCTGGCTCGACCAGATCGAGATGGACGGCACGCTCGCGAAAATCCGCAACAAGTGGCTGCCGGGCTATCCGACCGCGGGCTGGCCCAGCGAACCGCGGTAG
- a CDS encoding 2-hydroxyacid dehydrogenase, whose amino-acid sequence MSKPRVFVTQPIAESALARLRVVADVEVNGDSSKVLPKDKLIDAVKRCDILVSLLHDTVDRDVLTANPALKAVSSMNITQDRIDLASATELGIPVTNIPAIVTNSTADIGFGLLLSVARNIALGDKLYRQGIYPGSQSNHLAGAAVTGKTLGLIGFGRIGQAMARRGRGFEMKIIYADPRRLPPDEEAKFEAGHRSFDDLLREADFVSLHPQLSPETRHLMSDRQFALMKPTAFVINTSRGPVIDEAALVRALQEKKIAGAGLDVFEHEPQLSPELVTMPNVVLTPHLGSAVLELREGMAHVVVDNTIALIEGTPPMSCFNPQVLKKLF is encoded by the coding sequence GTGAGCAAGCCGCGGGTTTTCGTCACCCAGCCGATCGCGGAAAGTGCGCTGGCGCGGCTGCGCGTTGTCGCCGATGTCGAGGTCAACGGCGATTCCAGCAAGGTCCTGCCGAAGGACAAGTTGATCGACGCGGTGAAGCGCTGCGACATTCTCGTCTCGCTGCTGCACGACACCGTCGACCGCGACGTGCTGACCGCTAACCCTGCGCTCAAGGCGGTGTCGTCGATGAACATCACGCAGGATCGCATCGATCTGGCGTCGGCCACCGAACTCGGCATTCCGGTCACCAACATTCCGGCGATCGTCACCAACTCGACGGCCGATATCGGTTTCGGCCTGCTGCTTTCGGTCGCGCGCAACATCGCGCTCGGCGACAAGCTGTATCGCCAGGGCATCTATCCGGGTTCGCAGTCGAACCACTTGGCGGGCGCGGCCGTCACCGGCAAGACGCTGGGTCTGATCGGCTTCGGCCGCATCGGTCAGGCCATGGCACGGCGCGGCCGCGGCTTCGAGATGAAGATCATCTATGCCGATCCGCGACGTCTCCCGCCCGACGAGGAAGCGAAGTTCGAGGCCGGCCACCGGAGCTTCGACGATCTCCTCCGTGAGGCGGATTTCGTCTCGCTGCATCCGCAGCTTTCACCCGAGACCCGGCACCTGATGAGCGACCGGCAGTTCGCGCTGATGAAGCCCACGGCCTTCGTCATCAACACCTCGCGCGGGCCGGTGATCGACGAGGCCGCTTTGGTGCGGGCCCTTCAGGAGAAGAAGATCGCCGGCGCAGGCCTCGATGTGTTCGAGCACGAGCCGCAACTTTCGCCTGAATTGGTGACGATGCCGAATGTGGTGCTGACGCCGCATCTCGGCAGCGCCGTGCTGGAGCTGCGCGAGGGTATGGCCCACGTCGTGGTCGACAACACCATCGCGCTGATTGAAGGAACGCCGCCGATGAGCTGCTTCAATCCGCAGGTGCTGAAGAAGCTGTTTTAA
- a CDS encoding LLM class flavin-dependent oxidoreductase — translation MKLGFFTMPIHPLNKDWRTSLREDREAFLLADKLGFTEGYVGEHSTDRAENITSCMVFIASLIHNTKTIKLGTGTINMPNQHPAAVAANIAMLDHMLDGRFIFGISPGGLLSDAEAFGVLDADRGAMFLEAINTVLAIWKGEPPYNIEGKYWNIKIEKQFLPEIGQGFLPKPLQRPHPPIVVTAVAPFSKGVTEAAARGWEPISANFLMPEWVKSHWPRYVEGCERVGRPADPANWRVAKSIFVADDDKTAEAYVSDPGSPYRYYYSQLYTKLKRGRLELFKTRRDQPDSEVTLDGICKDLIIYGSPEKVADEILRFRERVGDFGTLLYAGKDWRDVTLAKRSMTLLAEKVMPKVNAAIKPVARAS, via the coding sequence ATGAAGCTCGGCTTCTTCACGATGCCGATCCATCCGCTGAACAAGGATTGGCGGACATCGCTGCGCGAGGACCGCGAGGCCTTCCTGCTTGCCGACAAGCTTGGCTTCACCGAGGGCTATGTCGGGGAGCACTCGACCGATCGCGCCGAGAACATCACCTCGTGCATGGTGTTCATCGCGAGCCTCATCCACAACACCAAGACCATCAAGCTCGGCACCGGCACCATCAACATGCCGAACCAGCATCCGGCGGCGGTCGCGGCCAACATCGCGATGCTCGACCACATGCTCGACGGCCGTTTCATCTTCGGCATCAGCCCGGGCGGTCTCCTCTCAGACGCCGAGGCGTTCGGCGTGCTCGACGCCGACCGCGGCGCGATGTTCCTCGAAGCCATCAACACGGTGCTGGCGATCTGGAAGGGCGAGCCGCCCTACAACATCGAAGGCAAATACTGGAACATCAAGATCGAGAAGCAATTCTTGCCGGAGATCGGCCAAGGCTTCCTGCCGAAGCCGCTGCAAAGGCCGCACCCGCCGATCGTGGTGACAGCCGTGGCGCCGTTCTCCAAGGGCGTCACCGAGGCCGCGGCGCGCGGCTGGGAGCCGATCTCGGCGAACTTCCTGATGCCGGAATGGGTGAAGAGCCACTGGCCGCGCTATGTGGAAGGCTGCGAGCGCGTCGGCCGGCCGGCCGATCCGGCGAACTGGCGCGTCGCGAAAAGCATCTTCGTCGCAGACGACGACAAGACCGCCGAGGCTTATGTCAGCGATCCGGGCAGCCCGTATCGTTACTATTACAGCCAGCTCTATACCAAGCTGAAGCGCGGCCGGCTCGAGCTGTTCAAGACGCGGCGCGATCAGCCCGACAGCGAGGTCACGCTCGACGGCATCTGCAAGGACCTGATCATCTACGGCTCGCCCGAAAAGGTCGCGGACGAGATCCTCAGATTCCGCGAGCGGGTCGGCGACTTCGGCACGTTGCTTTATGCCGGCAAGGACTGGCGTGACGTGACGCTTGCCAAGCGCTCGATGACCTTGCTCGCCGAGAAGGTGATGCCTAAGGTCAACGCCGCCATCAAACCGGTGGCCAGGGCGTCCTAG
- a CDS encoding LysR family transcriptional regulator has product MTEIALRQIKAIIAVCEEGSFTRAAARENATQSGISQHVAAAERMLGVKLFERSTAGVTPTPAGQRYYRRCIEAVGQLANAAEEVRGFAARVSGDLRIGLIPTLTRAALAPALADFKSKHPDVRLHIVEGYSGWLTDMVHAGELDFAVVPASESRVGLKSRLIVRDREMLVSNRRFGLTPLQPVRLKDCGPLKIILPSRSNVRRRNIEVYCQTHGVEIADVIEMDAMISTLQFVLQSDWVAILSGLICIGDVEQPRAERVISPIHDPPLIAEFVVISPARRTLSTQAQLFLETFEAEIARIQEVWAKTIPAVVYPVRGRRGGAKS; this is encoded by the coding sequence ATGACCGAAATCGCGCTCCGTCAGATCAAGGCCATCATCGCGGTCTGCGAGGAAGGCTCGTTCACCCGCGCCGCCGCGCGGGAGAACGCCACGCAATCCGGCATTTCCCAGCATGTGGCCGCGGCCGAACGCATGTTGGGCGTGAAGCTGTTCGAGCGTTCGACGGCGGGCGTGACGCCCACGCCGGCCGGCCAGCGCTACTACCGGCGCTGCATCGAAGCGGTCGGACAACTCGCCAACGCGGCCGAAGAGGTGCGCGGTTTTGCCGCGCGGGTCAGCGGCGATCTTCGCATCGGGCTGATCCCGACATTGACGCGCGCGGCGCTCGCGCCCGCGCTCGCCGATTTCAAATCGAAGCATCCCGACGTGCGGTTGCACATCGTCGAAGGCTACAGCGGCTGGCTCACCGACATGGTGCATGCGGGTGAGCTCGATTTCGCCGTGGTGCCGGCCTCCGAAAGCCGAGTCGGACTGAAGTCGCGGCTGATCGTGCGCGACCGCGAGATGCTGGTTTCGAATCGGAGATTCGGCCTCACGCCGCTGCAACCGGTGCGGCTGAAGGATTGCGGGCCGCTCAAGATCATTCTGCCGAGCCGCTCCAATGTCCGCCGTCGCAACATCGAGGTCTATTGCCAGACCCACGGTGTCGAGATTGCCGACGTCATCGAGATGGACGCGATGATCAGCACGCTGCAATTCGTGCTGCAGTCGGACTGGGTTGCAATCCTGTCCGGGCTCATCTGCATCGGCGATGTCGAGCAGCCACGCGCGGAGCGCGTGATCAGCCCGATCCACGATCCGCCCCTGATCGCCGAGTTCGTGGTGATCTCGCCGGCGCGGCGCACGCTCTCGACCCAGGCGCAGCTCTTTCTCGAGACCTTCGAGGCGGAAATCGCGCGCATCCAGGAGGTCTGGGCCAAGACCATCCCAGCAGTGGTTTATCCGGTGCGAGGACGGCGGGGTGGCGCAAAATCGTGA
- the maiA gene encoding maleylacetoacetate isomerase, whose translation MKFYSFWRSLASYRVRIAMNLKGLTPDEVIDVNLMKGQQRDEAYRKVNPMMALPALVDGEGPAMFESLAIIEYLDETHPNPPLLPKDPKGRARVRGLAQIIACDSHPLIVPRVREHLAHEFKADEATIAKWAQHWHTAALKALDVYLADKATGKHAHGDQITIADICIASQGAGANFFKVDLAPFPNFKRVLDACMANDAFVRAHPLKQPGAPAAV comes from the coding sequence ATGAAGTTCTATTCATTCTGGCGCTCGCTTGCGAGCTACCGCGTGCGCATCGCGATGAATCTGAAAGGACTCACACCCGACGAGGTGATCGACGTCAACCTGATGAAGGGCCAGCAGCGAGACGAGGCCTATCGGAAGGTCAATCCGATGATGGCGCTGCCGGCGCTGGTCGACGGCGAGGGGCCGGCGATGTTCGAGTCGCTCGCGATCATCGAATATCTCGATGAGACCCATCCCAATCCGCCGCTGCTGCCGAAGGATCCGAAGGGCCGGGCGCGGGTGAGGGGGCTCGCGCAAATCATCGCCTGCGACTCCCATCCGCTGATCGTGCCGCGGGTGCGCGAGCACTTGGCGCATGAATTCAAGGCTGACGAGGCGACGATCGCGAAGTGGGCGCAGCATTGGCACACCGCGGCGCTGAAGGCGCTCGATGTGTATCTCGCAGACAAGGCGACCGGTAAGCATGCCCACGGCGACCAGATCACGATCGCCGATATCTGCATCGCGAGCCAGGGCGCAGGTGCGAACTTCTTCAAGGTCGATCTCGCGCCGTTCCCGAACTTCAAGCGCGTGCTCGATGCATGCATGGCTAACGATGCCTTCGTTCGGGCGCATCCACTGAAGCAGCCGGGAGCGCCTGCGGCGGTCTAG
- a CDS encoding NAD(P)-dependent oxidoreductase: MHIGIAGVGRMGSNIGARLMEMGQTLTIWNRTADKTEALVKAGAKLAASPAALAGSVDAVMTIITNADAIQAMYHGPDGLLSGDVTGQLFIEMSTVPPEVQVALAEKVRAKGAAYVECPVSGSVIPARTGKLLGLMGAEPADAARARPILDHICRRVLHTGPVGNGAAMKLAVNLPLMVYWQALGEQLALCKDLKIDPAALLDFLSETSGAATVLKQRMPGIIARLNNEPSDIRTFNLDGGIKDVKAMLSEGDKRGVELPLLKQTLACYEEARRTMPGNDEVSNVAAYWSSRKS, translated from the coding sequence ATGCATATCGGCATCGCCGGCGTCGGCCGGATGGGTTCGAACATCGGCGCGCGACTCATGGAGATGGGTCAGACGCTGACGATCTGGAACAGGACCGCCGACAAGACCGAGGCACTGGTCAAAGCGGGCGCAAAGCTTGCGGCATCGCCGGCTGCACTTGCCGGCTCGGTCGATGCGGTGATGACCATCATCACCAATGCTGACGCGATCCAGGCGATGTATCACGGCCCGGATGGCCTTCTGTCCGGTGACGTGACGGGCCAGCTGTTCATCGAGATGAGCACTGTGCCGCCGGAGGTACAGGTCGCGCTCGCCGAGAAGGTGCGCGCGAAAGGCGCGGCCTATGTGGAGTGCCCGGTGAGCGGCTCGGTGATCCCGGCTCGCACCGGCAAGCTGCTGGGATTGATGGGCGCGGAGCCCGCCGACGCCGCGCGGGCACGGCCGATCCTCGATCACATCTGCCGCCGCGTGCTGCACACCGGTCCGGTCGGCAACGGCGCGGCGATGAAGCTCGCGGTCAATCTGCCGCTGATGGTCTACTGGCAGGCGTTGGGCGAGCAGCTTGCGCTCTGCAAGGACCTCAAGATCGATCCGGCGGCGCTGCTCGATTTTCTCTCCGAGACCTCGGGCGCCGCGACTGTGCTCAAGCAGCGCATGCCCGGCATCATCGCGCGGCTGAATAACGAGCCATCCGACATCAGGACCTTCAACCTCGACGGCGGCATCAAGGACGTCAAAGCCATGCTTTCGGAGGGCGACAAGCGCGGCGTCGAGCTGCCGCTGCTGAAGCAAACGCTCGCCTGCTACGAGGAGGCGCGTCGCACCATGCCGGGCAACGACGAGGTCTCGAACGTTGCGGCCTATTGGTCGAGCCGGAAATCGTAA
- a CDS encoding GlcG/HbpS family heme-binding protein, with product MMAAFSRIAHLSLAAVLLAASTQATPAQGLIVKKRLSAVLAMEAVMEAVSVCKKAGYAVSAIVVDTEGVRQALIGGDGATVHTLDSAYAKAYTAASLAPVRKDGSTQALSERIAKTPGVTTAGLASLPNINFTPGGVTIMAGEDLIGGIGVAGAPGGNFDHDCAVAALAKIKDRMN from the coding sequence ATGATGGCTGCTTTTTCCAGGATTGCCCACTTGAGCCTTGCGGCCGTGCTTCTTGCGGCTTCGACGCAGGCCACGCCAGCCCAGGGATTGATCGTCAAGAAACGCCTGTCGGCGGTGCTGGCGATGGAAGCCGTGATGGAAGCGGTCAGCGTCTGCAAGAAGGCCGGTTACGCCGTGAGCGCCATTGTCGTCGATACCGAAGGCGTCCGGCAGGCGCTGATCGGCGGTGACGGAGCGACGGTCCATACGCTCGACAGTGCCTATGCCAAGGCCTACACGGCCGCGTCGTTGGCGCCGGTCCGCAAAGACGGATCGACCCAGGCGTTGTCGGAGCGGATCGCGAAGACGCCCGGCGTGACCACAGCCGGTCTTGCCAGTCTGCCGAACATCAACTTCACGCCCGGCGGCGTGACGATCATGGCTGGCGAAGATCTGATCGGCGGCATCGGTGTTGCAGGTGCGCCCGGCGGCAATTTCGATCACGATTGCGCGGTTGCGGCTCTGGCCAAGATCAAGGACCGGATGAACTAG
- a CDS encoding NAD(P)-dependent oxidoreductase yields MSPAKTKKSVGVIGLGIMGGSFSRNLIKAEWRVVGFDVDPKKQKELTKAGAWIVRSAKEVAATCPIVITSLPKPEALMATAKEIAGAGLPPRIIAECSTFNIEDKEKAEKILRKAGHIMLDCPVSGTGAQARTGDLVIYASGDKKAIGKIKPMFAGFSRKTYDVGAFGNGSRMKYVANLLVAINNVASAEAMVMGMKAGLDPKIIFEMISNGAGNSRVFELRAPMMVKNDYSDVTMKCSVWQKDMDVIGAFAKKINVPTPLFSATLPVYAAALKQGHAEDDTAAVCAVLEGKAKVRRRRKAR; encoded by the coding sequence ATGAGTCCGGCGAAGACGAAGAAGAGCGTAGGCGTGATCGGGCTGGGCATCATGGGCGGCTCGTTCAGCCGCAATCTGATCAAGGCCGAATGGCGCGTCGTCGGCTTTGATGTCGATCCGAAGAAACAGAAGGAGCTGACCAAGGCCGGCGCCTGGATCGTGCGGAGCGCGAAAGAGGTCGCGGCGACCTGCCCGATCGTCATCACTAGCTTGCCGAAGCCCGAAGCCCTGATGGCGACCGCAAAGGAAATCGCCGGCGCGGGCCTGCCGCCCCGCATCATCGCCGAGTGCTCGACCTTCAACATCGAGGACAAGGAGAAGGCGGAGAAGATCCTGCGCAAGGCCGGACACATCATGCTCGACTGTCCGGTCAGCGGCACCGGCGCGCAGGCGCGCACCGGCGATCTCGTGATCTATGCCAGCGGCGACAAGAAGGCGATCGGCAAGATCAAGCCGATGTTCGCGGGATTCTCGCGCAAGACCTATGACGTCGGCGCTTTCGGCAATGGCAGCCGGATGAAATACGTCGCCAATCTGCTGGTCGCCATCAACAACGTCGCCTCGGCCGAAGCCATGGTGATGGGCATGAAGGCGGGCCTCGATCCCAAGATTATCTTCGAGATGATCTCCAACGGAGCCGGCAATTCGCGCGTGTTCGAACTGCGCGCGCCGATGATGGTGAAGAACGACTACAGCGACGTCACCATGAAGTGCTCGGTCTGGCAGAAGGACATGGACGTGATCGGCGCCTTCGCCAAGAAAATCAACGTGCCGACGCCGCTGTTCTCGGCAACGCTGCCGGTCTATGCAGCCGCGCTCAAGCAGGGCCATGCCGAGGACGACACCGCCGCGGTATGCGCCGTGCTCGAGGGCAAAGCCAAGGTGAGGCGCCGCCGCAAGGCGCGCTAA
- a CDS encoding branched-chain amino acid ABC transporter permease has protein sequence MNLNFWLIQAFNGISYGALLFLVGSGLSLIFGVMRIVNLAHGSYFLLGGYVALTVIWTTGSWLLALPVAALAIALLGLAMERMFLRPLGFDPLRQVLLTVGFAFLFQQAALDIWSGNNFDITPPPALSTTVNIGGLYLPLYRIFMIAMAAAIGLALWLAMEKTRLGAAVRATVDDAQMARGIGIDTSRISMLIFALGAFLAALGGVIGGAFLGVYPGLDFEMLPLAFAVVIIGGMGSLGGAAIGALAVGLADNFGKALFPEISYFTLYAPMALILAIKPTGLFGRE, from the coding sequence ATGAACCTGAACTTCTGGCTGATCCAGGCGTTCAACGGCATCTCCTACGGGGCTCTGCTGTTCCTGGTGGGCAGCGGCCTCTCGCTGATTTTCGGCGTGATGCGCATCGTCAATCTTGCGCACGGCTCCTACTTCCTGCTCGGCGGTTACGTCGCGCTCACCGTGATCTGGACCACCGGCTCGTGGCTGCTCGCGCTGCCGGTCGCAGCTCTTGCCATCGCACTGCTCGGGCTTGCGATGGAGCGGATGTTCCTGCGGCCGCTCGGCTTCGACCCTCTGCGCCAGGTGCTGCTCACCGTCGGCTTCGCATTCCTGTTCCAGCAGGCCGCGCTCGACATCTGGAGCGGCAACAACTTCGACATCACCCCGCCGCCTGCGCTATCGACCACGGTCAATATCGGCGGACTTTATCTGCCGCTCTATCGCATCTTCATGATCGCGATGGCGGCCGCGATCGGTCTCGCGCTGTGGCTCGCGATGGAAAAGACGCGACTCGGCGCCGCAGTCCGCGCCACTGTCGACGACGCGCAGATGGCACGCGGCATCGGCATCGACACCTCGCGCATCTCGATGCTGATCTTTGCGCTCGGTGCGTTTCTCGCAGCACTGGGCGGCGTGATCGGCGGCGCCTTCCTCGGGGTCTATCCGGGCCTCGATTTCGAGATGCTGCCGCTCGCCTTCGCTGTGGTCATCATCGGCGGCATGGGAAGCCTCGGGGGCGCAGCCATCGGCGCGCTTGCGGTCGGCCTGGCCGACAACTTCGGCAAGGCGCTGTTTCCGGAAATATCCTACTTCACCCTGTACGCGCCGATGGCGCTGATCCTGGCCATCAAGCCGACCGGCTTGTTCGGGCGCGAGTGA
- a CDS encoding branched-chain amino acid ABC transporter permease has translation MTGQPLKILIVALALVAVAVIVPNTNSFVILLATRALAFSILVMSLDILLGYTGLASLGQAAYLGIGAYATAILATKYQIGLGWDFWLVVLFGIFLGAALAAVFGLLAIRASGVYFLMITLALGQCVWGLAYRWNSLTGGDNGINLRERPKFGPIDFGNEVTFFFVVFGFFVASLLAMYTLVHSPFGKSLLGIRERELRMKILGYNTWLHKYIAFIIAGAFGGLSGVLWAHTAGIVSPVNVELTTSVDALLMAVLGGAGTLVGGVIGAMIVFGLREYLSTLVPWWQYVLGGVYVLTIFYLPTGLMGIPERIRQYRQRTAQKDSAKDTTQELKAVPH, from the coding sequence GTGACAGGCCAGCCCCTCAAAATCCTGATCGTGGCGCTGGCCCTCGTCGCGGTCGCCGTGATCGTGCCGAACACCAACTCGTTCGTCATTCTGCTCGCCACCCGCGCGCTCGCTTTCTCGATCCTGGTGATGAGCCTCGACATTCTGTTGGGCTACACCGGCTTGGCCTCGCTCGGCCAGGCGGCGTATCTCGGCATCGGCGCCTACGCGACCGCGATCCTCGCCACCAAGTACCAGATCGGACTCGGCTGGGATTTCTGGCTGGTGGTGCTGTTCGGAATCTTCCTCGGCGCGGCGCTCGCCGCCGTGTTCGGCCTGCTCGCGATCCGGGCGAGCGGCGTCTACTTCCTGATGATCACGCTCGCGCTCGGCCAATGCGTCTGGGGCTTGGCTTATCGCTGGAATTCGCTGACCGGTGGCGACAACGGCATCAATTTACGCGAGCGGCCGAAATTCGGTCCGATCGATTTCGGCAACGAAGTGACGTTCTTCTTTGTCGTATTCGGCTTCTTCGTGGCGTCGCTGCTCGCGATGTACACGCTGGTGCATTCGCCGTTCGGCAAAAGCCTGCTGGGCATCCGCGAGCGCGAGCTGCGCATGAAGATCCTCGGTTACAACACGTGGCTGCACAAATACATCGCCTTCATCATCGCCGGCGCCTTCGGCGGCTTGTCCGGCGTGCTCTGGGCGCACACCGCCGGCATCGTCAGCCCGGTCAATGTCGAGCTCACCACATCGGTCGACGCACTGCTGATGGCTGTGCTCGGCGGCGCCGGCACGCTCGTCGGCGGCGTGATCGGCGCCATGATCGTGTTTGGACTGAGGGAATATCTCAGCACGCTGGTGCCGTGGTGGCAGTACGTGCTGGGCGGCGTCTACGTGCTGACCATCTTCTATCTGCCGACCGGCCTGATGGGGATTCCGGAGCGCATCCGGCAGTACCGCCAGCGGACCGCACAGAAAGACAGCGCCAAAGACACGACCCAGGAACTCAAAGCCGTGCCTCACTGA
- a CDS encoding ABC transporter substrate-binding protein has product MTKVLHRTVSSLMLAGAFIAGAGAGAKAEELRIGYLAPTTGIFAQVGKDMVDGFKLYLDQHKDVLGGAQVKFIVEDEQGRPDTAVTKAKKLILQDKVHMIAGGLLASTGYALAPVSTAEKVLYVNPVAAADDLTQRDFSKYPFHIRTGWSSSQPSHPFGQWACDQGYKKIVAIGADYAFGYEVVGGFQRAFEACGGQIIQKIWPPLGTKDFGPYIPSIKPEADAIFSLMVGPMSLQFPKQLAASGNKKPVIGGGTSYDEFVLPAMGDEVIGHISALQYSAAIDTPKNAEFVKEYRAKFGKVPSYYSETNYTTAGMIDQVMAKNQGKFPGAEEFIKQLASMKFDTIRGPVTIDEMRNPVQNIYIKKVEKKKMFGYDKEELWNTVIKTYPNVNQFGQFKKDEFLATPVYSRDYPPCKFCN; this is encoded by the coding sequence ATGACGAAAGTTCTGCATCGTACCGTAAGCTCGCTGATGCTCGCCGGCGCTTTCATCGCCGGAGCGGGTGCCGGCGCCAAAGCCGAGGAATTGCGGATCGGCTATCTCGCGCCGACCACCGGTATCTTTGCCCAGGTCGGCAAGGACATGGTCGACGGCTTCAAGCTGTACCTCGACCAGCACAAGGATGTGCTCGGCGGCGCGCAGGTGAAGTTCATCGTCGAGGACGAACAGGGACGACCCGACACCGCCGTCACCAAGGCGAAAAAGCTGATCCTGCAGGACAAGGTGCACATGATCGCAGGCGGCCTGCTCGCCTCGACCGGTTATGCACTCGCGCCGGTGAGCACGGCCGAGAAGGTGCTGTACGTCAATCCGGTCGCCGCGGCCGACGATCTGACGCAACGCGATTTCAGCAAATACCCGTTCCACATCCGCACCGGCTGGTCGAGCTCGCAGCCGAGTCATCCGTTCGGCCAGTGGGCCTGCGATCAGGGCTACAAGAAGATCGTCGCGATCGGCGCCGACTACGCGTTCGGCTACGAGGTGGTCGGCGGCTTCCAGCGGGCATTCGAAGCCTGTGGCGGGCAGATCATCCAGAAAATCTGGCCCCCGCTCGGCACCAAGGATTTCGGCCCCTACATCCCGAGCATCAAGCCTGAGGCGGATGCGATCTTCTCGCTGATGGTCGGGCCGATGTCGCTGCAGTTCCCCAAGCAGCTCGCGGCATCCGGCAACAAGAAGCCGGTGATCGGCGGCGGCACGAGCTATGACGAATTCGTGCTGCCGGCGATGGGAGACGAAGTGATCGGCCACATCTCGGCGCTGCAATACAGCGCAGCCATCGACACGCCGAAAAACGCGGAATTCGTCAAGGAGTACCGCGCGAAGTTCGGCAAGGTGCCGTCGTACTATTCGGAGACCAACTACACGACGGCAGGGATGATCGATCAGGTCATGGCGAAGAACCAGGGCAAATTCCCCGGCGCCGAGGAGTTCATCAAGCAGCTTGCGTCGATGAAGTTCGACACCATCCGCGGACCGGTGACGATCGATGAGATGCGAAACCCGGTGCAGAACATCTACATCAAGAAGGTCGAGAAGAAGAAGATGTTCGGCTACGACAAGGAAGAGCTCTGGAACACCGTCATCAAGACCTATCCGAACGTGAACCAGTTCGGCCAGTTCAAGAAAGACGAGTTCCTGGCGACGCCGGTCTATAGCCGCGACTATCCGCCTTGCAAGTTCTGCAACTGA